The following DNA comes from Palaemon carinicauda isolate YSFRI2023 chromosome 22, ASM3689809v2, whole genome shotgun sequence.
cctcaaactgtgctgaaaattacagcatcaagattctgattttttttttaatcattgcttGTCACATGCCCTTTTAGGGTCCATTTATCCTTGCTCTATTGGGATCTGTCTAGTAGGGTACGGCTAATTCTCCAAACTGTGcgacaactatgtttgtatatatatgtatatgcatatatatatatatatatatatatatatatttaaatatatatatatatatatatatatatatatatatatatatatatatatctatatatatatatatatatatatatatatatatatgtatatatttattacatatacacacatacacatatattatatacacacacacacacacacacacacatatatatatatatatatatatatatatatatatatatatgatgaattttccacatttagacgtgtttctcatattcaaataagccacatattttttatatattaatgtctggattctcttaacggcctcggaatcagagcccaaggcgaaatcacacaaagacaacagcttctgactggctagGAGTCGAACCCATTTCCAGggaacttgtatgaacattgacataccacttcgccaagtggtatgtcaatgatcatacaagtttcctagaccagagttcgaatcccggccagtcagaagctgttgtctttgtgtaatttcacctggggctcggatcccgaggtcattaagaaaatacagaccttaatgtatcaaaaatatatcgcttatttgaatatatatatatatatatatatatatatatatgtatatatgtatatatgtatatatatatatatatatatatatatatatatatatatatatatatatgtatatctatatatacatatatatataattacagtatttcttagattttttaatgGGAACCCTGCCATGCGAGCCGGAAAGTGGGAATCCCGCCCTGTCAGTAGGaatgggggagccctgcccttccagcgggagaGGGGAGCCcaaccctaccagcgggaaggtgggagcccctcccagccagcgggaaggggggaaccccgccctgccaacaGCAAAGGGGGAGCCCCtgagggggagcccagccctgccagtgggaagggggagcccctgccctgccagtgggaaggggggagccccgccctgccagcgggaaggggggagccccgccctgccagcgggaaggggggagcccagccctgccagcgggaaggggggagccccgccctgccagcggaaaggggggagccccgccctgacagcgggaaggggggagccccgccctgccagcgagaaggggggagccccaccctgccagcgggaagaggtaggccctccgggctagcaggaaggggggagcccctcccagccaagaatagagagttcctgtatctagcttatttctaaaaaaaaacatgaagggtggaatcaggaaggcagtcatgaaaagcagaaCAAGAATCATGAAGATTTCTCTCTCTTCATGAGGAaggagtcttcaagattcttgttttgaagacttcttcttcctcgtggagagaaagaagaagtcttcgatATTctagttttgaagacttctttcttctaagaagaaagggatcaaggacaagtggaatcaggaaggcagtgataaaaagcaaaacaagaattttgaagacttctttatctccatgaggatgaagaagtctttaagattcttgttttgaagactttttcttcctcatggagagaaagaagaagtcttcaagattcttgttttgaagactttttttcttctaagaagaaagaaatcaacgacaagtggaatcaggaaggcagtcatgaaaagcaaaacaagaatcttcaagactaataactgatttatttgaaaggattcggacagaaaatacaggaagaagagggagacaggaaggagaacgggagagaagaaataaggtatccgaaaaggagaactagttattatttgttgatcagtttacgattgtgcggatttgaaatgagtaagtatagcccataatgtttgaagatccaaaaataaagattgtgcagaataaggcggaaactgcacataagtagagaatattgaaggaccaaatacgaaatagtcttcaaaattctcccaactcgttgatcgactccaatttgtttttcttcatcaataggtaagttgaatgctttcctatcaaagctccaaaagattcttagtctctctgttaggagaaatatggaataccagtgcatttccaaatcggattcaaaatgtcattcgtcttgagcaggaatgttagaaaaggtaaaaagatggttttaatcgttttattgatcaacccaaatttgcaagattttatcaccgacttgcctctgaggccatgaaaaaggaaacaggatttgggtgatgcagaaaatgctttggtgaaagtcaagagaattattgagtctgcgactttggaagaaaagcaaaatacatcgtctgaaagaatcaacgacaagtggaatcaggaaggcaaaaatcttcaagactaataatggatttatttgaaaggattcggacagaaaatacaggaagaagagggagacaggaaggagaacgggagagaagaaataaagaatccgaaaaggagaactagttattatttgttgatcactttacaattgtgcggatttgaaatgagaaagtaaagttcataatgttgaatatccaaaaataaagattgtgcagaataaggcggaaactgcacagaagtagagaatattgaaggaccagagaaagctaaaattcttcaatctgaagtaattttttttctctaaaaggaagagcttctaaggagaggcactccaattggacgtcttcctgtcagcacatgcttataagaaaaataattatctaagacCGACGAAAGAACGGGTTtaggatcggagatttttggtttactgtgGCCCGGATTTGAaccgggctccagcttcggtcgtcattttgtaccagactcatcatcatctgtctgtcattagtgttcgtgtcatccaacacaagtaacagcttttaaaaaatacaaccaacgctccgttccccttacgggctgccaacacaagggcccgtggtccgccttgtatataggcgggtcaatctaaaattctaaatcatcatcatcaggaggggcAATTTGAGACACttagacctcttacggtcattataaaagggatattttaattgcaaagggataaATGGTTCTAcagggttccgtcgtcatgaaacgccctcaagatgttcgtcaaaagaaattcgaccaagaagcgcaacggcaggaggagaggaagtggtcaaacgaatactctgaggagagagtttgttgcccttcatcaggaccctaaaagattgatacgcaatcggacGTCAacacgaaagttagcttacgggaagagtaggaacggggtaccttcacacgtgcacacacatgtatatatatatatatatatatatatatatatatatatatatatatatatacatatatatattatagtcacaaaaggagaactgagtttgttttcatttttcctttcgtagctataatacttgattattttatgctcatcacgtgttagcttttgtgatttctacacacacatatatatacagtatatatatatatatatatatatatatatatatatatatatatatatatatatatatatatatatattgtgacggtgccgagagagggtgtgaactcaaaggcagattggaaacgactgagttatatattaaggaacactcttctttatatacaaaacctcaaggcaacaggacataacatgttcgagagacagacaatgttcagagcaaaacagcaggcatgaattttcatgttcgtttgagtgcgagggaagagcgaagatacaagcatattatttacaaaagcaattatgtacaattgtgtgacacacggttggtacatggctccccctctaaaaatgacatactgaacatgttaaataggtgccctgaatctggagaggtagtagtaaaaactgcgccgattagcgacagtgagtggctgtaaaagtcgttggtttgggtgcgagcgagtggtggatgatgggtggctgttgccgctccggctcgtcacggggtaggcgagtgtgtcctacggcattcataggcgtgtgtgtcctacggcattcataggcgtgtgtgtcctacggcattcataggcgtgtcctacagcattcataggcgtgtgtgtcctacggcattcataggcgtgtcctacggttttcataggcctacggcgttcataggcgtgtatgtcctacggcattcataggcgtgtatgtcctacagcattcaagtcagcttcggttgaagttgaataggtgtcctcttcgtcacgagtggaggcgttgatggaggttttgaaggtcatgaagtggctgtccataagggcacgaagcaggttcacctcacgaggagagccgtctgcggcaggttgcaggcgagtgatactggtcattttcccgagggtgagcgaagccctttggtcccccaacggttgttgagagagctgaaaaggcgttgctatacgggcggctggcgacggcgagtactgctgcagaaggtatgcgttgacggcgtcatagtaacggtgagaggtgtaggggggatggggaggcgggaggagcgagtcactccggggtcaccaatgtgacggcgccgagtaagggtgtgaactcagaggcagattggaaacgactgagttatatattaaggaacactcttctttatatacaaaacctcaaggcaacaggacataacatgttcgagagacagacaatgttcagagcaaaacagcaggcatgaattttcatgttcgtttgagtgcgagggaagagcgaagatacaagcatattatttacaaaagcaattatgtacaattgtgtaacacacggttggtacaatatatatatatatatatatatatatatatatatatatatatatatatataatgataaattttgcacatttagacgtgtttttcatattcatataagccatatattatactcccttaatatctggattctctctatacctcgggatcagataaCCATGGGCGAATCAattcaagagataatagcttctagtcggccggggaatcgaaccctggtccgagaaactggcacgagaattggtattacatacacacaaacgcacacacacacacacacacatatatatatatatatatatatatatatctgtgtgtgtgtgttttgtatttgtagtggatatttgagacgtcaaatgataataaagaattcaaatatggcaactcgatttgtaacttttgtatgcttttgctaacaaagacagccctttactgtctttggttcgctaaggtttgtgaaggctccgcccatttcgtagaagttgtaagaagagcaacaccttgtctgttttgtcatgggaacactagagacatctgacgaaagattttccccgagtgtcggcgttcttttgattctaactgtacgtgacTGACTAATGACCTATCCTTAACCAAGACGTCTAATAAAACGTTTAGATTTATACCAGATCAGTCTATCCCATATTACCACAGAAATAAGCGGCATTTCAGCTTAATTATACAAGAATGGATAAAGGTTATGGATAACAATGAAAATGATATAGCAAAGGCTATCATCAGCTAAAAATAACGAAATACTCATGTTAAAAAGGATTCAAAAGGAGGTAATTACTTCGCACTTTACTGAGATATTACCTTAAACATGAATATAAAATCATACCATAGTATCATTGGCAGTATCCCTCGACATAAAGGAGACTACAGGTGGGTAGATTCTCAAAGTCTCCGACAATACTTGGTCCAGGTAAGTTAAGCTGTTGACTGTTTCGTAGGTGAGGTGTTGAGATCCATCCTGTAATAATAGAAGGTTGAGGTTAGCATAagggatttctttgtgattttataGGTTTATGGGTTAGTTAACCAAATGGCTTATTATAACCAATAACCTTAGAAAACCGATAAGGAAACTAGGAAGGAGGAAGTTTGGAGTTGAATTATATGGGAGTAGAGAGAACTGAATTGAAAAATAAAGGCTCTAAGCCagcaaaatggattttttttttctgctaacatttcaaTCTCCATCAGTTTGATTTTGCTTTCTATTATCAACCACAaactgcttaataataataataataataataataataataataataataataataataataataataataataatatcttcataaattttgatcattgttattattattgtacctaTATCGCCAAATGTGACGGTAATTGTAAGTTCCGATCATAGGGATATCGTCGTCCCATTCGGGCCTTTATATTTATATCTTCCGTTTATTCtgcttttttatattataattattattattattattattattattattattattattattattattatcattattattattactattattattattgttattattattattattatcataatatgagATGACTGAAATGTATCAATATGGAAAATAATGTAATCGAATTCTTTTTACTAAAAGACTACACAACGTCCTATGTAGTCGATTCTAGACATTTACTTGATTCATGTATCTATTTGTTCTTTATGCTGTAAAGGGAATGGGGTTGAAATGAGAAAATATCGATACCAATCTAACCACGTATAAGAACGACAATTGCTGTGAAAAGATCCTCACGTGTCTGTTGTACTCGATGATCATATGCTATgtgttttaaggccgctcatgaatggtagaggcaagggacagtgctattgccctagcaagcaggacaatgccctggagactggccatatttacatatgatcagcgcccaagccaactcTCTACGCAAGATAGGACCAGGaatggcaaggcaatggctgctgatgactcagctattagacctataggctccccacaaacaccctatccttagctcacaatgatggtgaggtagcagtgaccaaaagaactaacgagccttagcgggactcgaaccgcagtctggcaatcaccagccacTATTAGGCCACCACCACCTTAAAATAAGCCAGTAATGTAATTAATTTGTTGAGTAAGCCTCTGCTGATGTGAATGTCCATATACGAATAGAGAAAACATggcgaagtaaaaaaaaagaaaaaaaaattaaactgaataGGTATACGATtaatctttctctttctccttGCTGTTAAGCTTATTTCGACTTTAAGTTCACGATACAACATTTGTACTTCATCGTAGGTTCATATGGCCAAGATTCAATAAATCAATGTTATATCACTTCACGATCGCGGCATGATACTTATAAGAAAATCCATAATCGATGGACTTAATTAATCCTTAAAAGTTACGcaacctctctatctctctcattaATAATTTGGTAAAAAGAGGTTTGATTTATAACACATCAGCAAAATGAATTTATCTATATCCATGAATACTGATGATCTAGATATACGATAAAATCTCACTAAAACGACATAGGCTATTCCTGATTAACAGATAAGATTTTGTTTACTATTAGGACGAGCTCACCCCAAACCAATATATATCtgatcttagataaaaaaaaatgttccggTTACTATGAAGATGATTATTAGTTCTTATCTGCTAACAAAAGAAATCATCCTCGTAGGGTAACATAGAATTGTAATCCGTTGGCCATCCAAGAGATTTCTTTCTTTATCAATTTAAAGAAAAGATAGGTCTGTATTCTGTAGCAAATGAAATGGAAACTAACCTAAATATTCCGGTCACACACACATGAAAAATTTCACATTCTTTAACTTTGCTGAGACCTACTTctcaataaattatacataaataacttCCATTTTGTTGATTGAATTTTTCCTTCGgaattattgttattgctgttgataTTTTTGGtcgtaaaaatagaaaatttaaatattgcTGTATATTATTCCATAAATCACAATCGCAGTCTTGGAATTTTAATAAGTGTTGTattgttttctttagttttttattattatcattattattattattattattattattattattattattattattattattattattattattattattattttgttcaccCTGAGCATCATGTGGGTTATTCTACTACATCCTTTCTTCAGTGGGAATCATACAACGAAGAGTAGTGGGGATAGTGAGTCCCCTTGTAAGATTCCTCTCCTGGCATTGACCTCTgccagttgattgattgatttaaagttttcaggcatcctgacctcTGCCAGTTGTTTTTCATGGCatgtaattatagtttttttttcagttttacattGAATGTTCGaggaagttataataataataataataataataataataataataattattattattattattattattattgtataagaCGCgtaaaaatgatggataaatatttagatatatatgcacacacgcaccccatctcaccagggtatgactgctcactCTCCCTCCCTgccggagggacggggagagctaggcgtgaccggatatatatatatatatatatatatatatatatatatatatatatacatatatatatatataaatatatatatatatatatatatatatatatatatatatatatatatatatatatatacacacatagtcagacacttgctctttatcatataggagaggtTAATTTTACTGAAACTCAATAGATACAAGTATTCTTCAGAATAAGTCCCAAAAATTACCAAGTGaacttatatagaaaataaaaactagtgaaaaagaaatgaaaagaaatcaCACAGAAAATGAAGAATAATCAACGAAgaataatttgtatatacataaatcacaATAGTAAAACAAACAATAGTGGCAATTGTGTATAAATTTTCAAAGTAGTTTAAAAAAGATAGTGGCATAGCTTATCTTAACCTCAAGAGCATCGTAATCGATAACAGCATTGGTTATCTTCAAATGTTTTGCACTCATTCCTCGGCTAaacttttctgttttctttagcATTTTTTTCCCAATGACCAGACGTCCAATATATTGCAGTCCTATCACTGGTCTCGTGGTCTTATTTTGAACTTCTAACCTATGAGAAAAATTAACATGATGCATTTTGTTAAGCTTCGCGTTACGTTGACTTCCTGTAAGGAATCCTATATGAAAATATTCAGGGCAGCATCTTTTTTAGCTGCTACTCATAACCCACATTGGCGGGTTTCTCACTTGATGGGTGGTCGCAGTGTGCTGTTAAAATCTCACCGAGCTTCTGATGAACTAAAAAGTAAGATAAATACTAGAGTTCGCTGTCTGTGGTGAGTCGCAACCATAATTGAAAAGGGTATGCTGTATAACAAACGCTTCACAAAACACTTATTAACACCAAAAATGTTGGGGTGGGAGCTCACACTACCCATCTTGTATAAACAAGATTACGTATCTGAATGGTGACGTACTCAGCTTACCTTTGCTAGGGATGCGAAATGCAAACATTCTAGTGATCATTAGTCCACCGAGAAATAAATGAGCAACATTGCCtggtgagatgaaaaaaaaaaaagagtggataGCAACGTCACTCATAAACAATTGTTAAAAATTCAGAAGGCTGGACTCTTTCGAACTCGCTTTATCAAAAGGTGAAAGGGATgaaagcataatatacacacatacgcatatttacacattctctctctctctctctctctctctctctctctctctctctctctctctctctctatatatatatatatatatatatatatatatatgtatatttacaaatatacacatctatatataatatgtatacatatgtctatatatatatatatatatatatatatatatgtatgtatatatatatatatatatatatatatatatatatatatatatatatacatatatttatatttatatatatacatacatacatatgtatatatatatatatatatatatatatatattcagtatatatatacatatacacacacacacacatatatatatataaattatatatatatatatatatatatatatatatatatatatatatgtatgtatgtatgtgtgtgtatttcaacgGTCGAGTAATTTTGTCCATTTGTTCTACGTTAAAATAGTTTGTGAATTATAAGGTTCGTTGTATGTTTACATGAGCAACAAACATACTGTAGTCCCTAACTTTCCATGATAACCTTTTCTGAACATTAAACGTTTGATCAAGGATATTGTAATTTGCGTTCGAATTAGCCATGAAAATAGGGTTGAATATCGGCATTTGTAACCTTTCTTTATTCAGTACTATGACTGGAATTGGGTCCTCCTGAGATGCGAGATAATTTGCCAACTTATCAGGTTAGATATTGAATATGCGAGACGTGAGCCCCGATTAGATAGAATGTCTGATGGTCACAGGGTAACATTAAGTTGACATGGGTTATTAATATCAACATGAATTTCATAGATATGTAATTATTATAAATCTAAGGAAACCAGTTATTCATTTAGATGTACTGACGACTTTTACGTTTAGAAAAGTCATCAGGGAAACGGGAAAACACTAATTAAGATAAGGAATTCATGTCattcaatattgagagagagagagagagagagagagagagagagagagagagagagagagagagagagagagagagagagagagagaggattaatatGAAAAGCAATTAATAACATCATGTTGTATAACACTTCGTTGTAGATGGGCTCCTAATAACTTCTGCGGCAATGTCTCTGATTTTTCATCGAAATTATCTTTGGTCTGTTTTGCATAACATCTTTATCTTTGGCACTTTTGCAATTAGCTCatgattatttttcctcttatcgTGATATATTTCTTCGTATCATACAGGTGAAAGTAGTGGGTTTTAGaggtaatttgatatttttttagatATCCTGAAAATGTATTTGGACATATACGTTAATTTCCATCTGAGAGTTTTGTTTTCAAAATTGGTTATCTTTATGCTTTTCTGTATGtcttttaatcataaaaaaacagaTAAACTTCATTTAAGCTTGGCTAAGCAAGATGATTGTAGTAAGTGTTTGAATCTTCATTAAAATCTTAAGCACTAGTTGCTCAATTCTAGATAACGTGCCAAAGAGGGTTGTTCAAAATCTGTATTTGTGAGTTTAAAAGATCCGTACCAACACAAACAGCAAGGCCAATATTCGATaagaattcaagagagagagagagagagagagagagagagagagagagagagagagagagagagagagagagagagagagagagagagattttctcttatAACAGCTTTCGTATACATTGAACTCCCCTTCCATATAGATGATTAAAGCCAATGATTTCATAGTTCCCTATATATGGATTTCTCAACACAGTTGGTCTTAGTAATGGGTCTTTTTTTCTGTAATATCTTGGTTGCATTGCATTATCAACAGGACACAAATTATCCTAGACGATGACATGGATCATTCACAAgctacaaaaacaaaacaaaaacaaattaataaataaagaaaaacgaaATCTTGAAACGACGACTTACTTCAATGTCACTAGAAAGTTCCTTATATAGCCTTTCTTGCACTTCTGGATTACAAGCTAGCAAATAAGCTGCCGACGTGAGTGAGTTTGCTGTCGTTTCAAAGCCCCCAAGAAGGAACACCCAGGCATTGGCTATGATTTCAGCGTCTGTGAGCTGCTTCCTGGTCTCACTGTGTTTGGCAGTTCCACCCTCAGGAGAGTCCTCTTCGATTTCATTTGGGTTTTGCGTATCGGCAGCTTCGAGCATCAGCTGCAACACGTCGATATACTTTTTGGACATgtcttttcttcttattcttatgaCCGTTTTCAAGTGAGACACAATCATGTTGGTCATTCTCCCAGAGAGAGCTAATTGATTGCTAATGAATGAGAAAATTTTAGCAAAAGCATTAAAATACACTGCTAGGAATATAGCCGGATTCAAAGCATTTTTCAAAAATGAACGGACAGCAACGAACAGTTCATCGTTATTTTGGTCCCTCTGGCAATGGGTCTTCATAGCCAAGGCACATTCACTTATGACATCCAGCGTTAGGCCCTGAAAAATTGTGTACCACTCTAGGGGCTCGTTTTTTAAACTGCCTTCAGACACGATCTGTAGAAACTCATCCACTCTTCTATTCATGATGCCAGTCATTGATTTCATCTTCATCATGGAAAAAGTAGGGGCCAAGATGGAGCGAACATCTTTCCAGCGTTGATCTCGAAGGCCCACGATCGTGTCTACCACCGGCTGGGCTTCGATGGGAAGTTTAGGCCTATTcgaaaaattatgaaaatcttttATGAGTACTTGCTTTATCAGATCGAGATCAGCTATGACTACGTTCGGTGTTTCACCTATGTAGAATCCGAACACTTTTCCATGCTCTTTAATCCAGTTTTCCATGATATCTGTGGCAAGAGTGTCACTGTGTAGGGTATGCATGCTGCCATAAAGAAGATGAGGTTTTATGTAAGGGATCCCCAGTCGGGCGAAGAGAGTGTGTTTGTAGTGTCTCTCTCTAGTCCAGTGAATAATATACAACACAATCAAAGTTATGAGAAACAACACTGTGTATCTGGACATCCCCGCCCATAGCAATGATGGCAGCCAAAGAATTGTCTCTTTCAGCATTTTTGTAGTCCGTAACTTTTATGCCCTTCTTTGAATTATTACttcagaattctgaaaaaaaaaagaaatatattatcagCTACTTTGAGAAAAGATTTTAGTTTGGTCACAATATCTGCcaaacaaaaaatgaaatttttttttttttaataattaatggAAACTTTTCACTCATAGCACAGATGAATAGTATACGAATGGAACACAAGCAACAAATGAACTTTTTGAGTGCTTCACCCTCACCAAAAGATTGGTCACCTATGCCCCCAGCCTTATTTTTTGGTAAATTTATATCACTCATCTAAGTACTAAAAAACAAAACActttattaaagataaaaaaaaatcttctattgTATTGCTGAATAAATGTCCTTTCCACTGATATGTAATCAccacattttataaaattttcatattcatgAATTGTAAAGAAAAGAGATAAGTTGAAAATTACTGGGTGTTAAATAAACCCAATGTTACGCGCAAGACGTAGAAATTTCCGGAAGTAGATGTCTAATGGGGTTCAGAGTGTTAAAGAATGTGTATCAGATACAAAATCTTGAAGGTGTAGGTAAAGATAGAGACAGTATCAGGAGTTGCAGAGGTTTCCAATCTATCAAGTCCCGGAGGTGCATTGGTTTCTTATTTATCATACTGTAGCAGCACATGCATTTCAATTTAACAGTACATATATTAAAAAACTGTCttaatacattttctttttcaggagcttttaaacgccccccccccccaaaaaaaaaaaaaatcataaaatctgtTCACATTTGTGGATGAAATCTATATTGATAtgacaaagaaaacaaaataataatcacTGCCAAATTTAATCTTTAATTTCTGTATCAAGTTTGTTCCTACTGTACAAAACTTCCTACGGCATTAACTATTAACTTCTCCTTGGCCTACGCCATGACGGCCCAGCCAACAGCAAACGTTATCAAGGTCAATACTTTTACATTGCTTACACGCACAAGTGCTTTTTGTGCAATACAGGCCTTCTCTAAACTCCGCTACGTTCCAT
Coding sequences within:
- the LOC137616572 gene encoding cytochrome P450 3A25-like, translated to MLKETILWLPSLLWAGMSRYTVLFLITLIVLYIIHWTRERHYKHTLFARLGIPYIKPHLLYGSMHTLHSDTLATDIMENWIKEHGKVFGFYIGETPNVVIADLDLIKQVLIKDFHNFSNRPKLPIEAQPVVDTIVGLRDQRWKDVRSILAPTFSMMKMKSMTGIMNRRVDEFLQIVSEGSLKNEPLEWYTIFQGLTLDVISECALAMKTHCQRDQNNDELFVAVRSFLKNALNPAIFLAVYFNAFAKIFSFISNQLALSGRMTNMIVSHLKTVIRIRRKDMSKKYIDVLQLMLEAADTQNPNEIEEDSPEGGTAKHSETRKQLTDAEIIANAWVFLLGGFETTANSLTSAAYLLACNPEVQERLYKELSSDIEDGSQHLTYETVNSLTYLDQVLSETLRIYPPVVSFMSRDTANDTMLGDYFIPSDTNIVIPMWHIHHNPEFWPDPEKFDPDRFSSKTKASENRHPMSYIPFGAGPRSCVGIRFAQLEAKLALARLIRCFKLETCEETVIPMKFEMPTVTHIPATGVMLKATPRQ